The nucleotide sequence AGAAATTAATAAAACAAAGTAATACCGGCATGAAAGAGACCGGTCTGGCCTTTAAAGATATTTTGCTAGCGGTTGAAGAGAACAAAGCACAAATCGTGCATATACAAGGTGAGTTAGAAAACTTTGAACAAGTGATGTCTGAAATTGCGCAAGCATCAGAAAAGGTGGCCCTCTCCTCCGATCAATTGAAAGATATGAGCACCCAGATTTGATTGCCAGGACCAGAGGTAGCAAAGTAAAATTCCCCACTTACAATAGAACCATAGTGTCAATGAGAGGAGCTATGGTTCATGATTACGAGAGGGGAATTTTTTATGATCAAAGAGATGTATGAAAGGGGAATGAGTATTTCCGATATTGCGAGGGAATTGGGGATCGATCGGAAAACCTTCTCTGCATATTCCGCTTGTTCCGCTTTCCCTTGCCTCGGTGATTACCATCGCTGCTCCTGCTTGTAAGTCCTCTTCGATATACTCAATCCACCTGGAAGGATGGAGCTCCCGGGATCGTTGCTGGTCCTTATATCCCACTTCACTGAAAACGGTGAACTCATGAGCAAAATCAGCAATGAAAATGGCTTTATCCCTGTTGCTCAGCGGAACCGTGCCATTTGAGATCTCAACATGCTGGCAGCCGTGCTGGAGGCAGAAATGATAATAATCCGTTACTTTTTTCTGCAGCAGGAACTGCTCAAACAAAGTTCCCCCAAAAAAGTAAGCCACGTTATTGACTCTTAAACAGCCTATCTTTTCTTCAAGACAGTCGGAGACAGGAGACAAGGGAAGTTCCCCAGCCAAATTTGACAAAATCAATATAGCCGGCGTGGGTGCTGATGACGTCCTTGAAGTAACCGACAGGCATCCCTTATCAATAACTATGGTTAACCCGCATGTTCTGGGTTTAGCTGGCCTGGGTGGCAAGGATAATGAATGCTGATTCATAACAGATAAGCACTCCTTTCTGGGCATCTGCCCCATCTTAGCTAGCACATTTTATTCTGCTGGACAGCAAGTGGTTCCAGTTACAAACAGCATTCCAATCATGAAGTGACCAAAAAATTGCACGCTTGAACTTACAAAATCTATGTCAAATTATCTTACAGATTAGTTGCGACATAACGACTAAGATGTGAAAATATAACTAACATTAAATGTTAACTATATTTACGTTAAATGGGCGGTGCGACGTGTGCTGCTCATGTAAAACAAAGAAAGGAGTTGGATCGGAAATGGGAGAGTTGTTTTACCTGAATGCACTGTGGGTGATGGTGGCCACGATTTTGGTCATCCTGATGCAAGGGGGATTTATTCTCCTTGAGGCAGGTTCAACGCGGATGAAAAATGCCGGCCATATCGCTGGCAAAACTATTTTTACATTCGGTATTGCCTCTCTTGTGTTTTGGGCTGTAGGTTATGGCTTTATCTATGGTCAAGGTAATTTGTTTATCGGCTTTTCGGATTTCTTCTACGGCGATTTTACTTCGGTGGTTGATGGTTTGCCTGGTTCAATTGACTTTATGTTTCAACTCGCTTTTGCTGGGATTGCACTCACCATCGCTTTCGGCGGTTTTGCCGAGCGGGCCAAACTGTCGGTTTACATCTTATTTGCCATTTTCTTTTCAGCTTTTGTCTACCCGGTTGTAGCCCACTGGATTTGGGGAGACGGCTGGCTGGCAGGATTAGAAAAACAAGACTTTGCCGGCTCCACTGTGGTGCACTTGACAGGAGCTATGGCTGCACTGGCTGCCACCATACTGCTTAAACCGCGGATTGGTAAGTACAACAAAGATGGCACAGCGAACGATATGCATGGTCATAATCAGGTTTAT is from Caldalkalibacillus thermarum and encodes:
- a CDS encoding phosphosulfolactate synthase, with product MPVGYFKDVISTHAGYIDFVKFGWGTSLVSCLRLS